The Apodemus sylvaticus chromosome 17, mApoSyl1.1, whole genome shotgun sequence genome contains a region encoding:
- the Panx2 gene encoding pannexin-2, protein MHHLLEQSADMATALLAGEKLRELILPGSQDDKAGALAALLLQLKLELPFDRVVTIGTVLVPILLVTLVFTKNFAEEPIYCYTPHNFTRDQALYARGYCWTELRDALPGVDASLWPSLFEHKFLPYALLAFAAIMYVPALGWEFLASTRLTSELNFLLQEIDNCYHRAAEGRAPKIEKQIQSKGPGITEREKREIIENAEKEKSPEQNLFEKYLERRGRSNFLAKLYLARHVLILLLSVVPISYLCTYYATQKQNEFTCALGASPDGPVGGAGPTVRVSCKLPSVQLQRIIAGVDIVLLCFMNLIILVNLIHLFIFRKSNFIFDKLHKVGIKTRRQWRRSQFCDINILAMFCNENRDHIKSLNRLDFITNESDLMYDNVVRQLLAALAQSNHDTTPTVRDSGIQTVDPSINPAEPDGSAEPPVVKRPRKKMKWIPTSNPLPQPFKEQLAIMRVENSKTEKPKPVRRKTATDTLIAPLLDAGARAAHHYKGSGSDTGPSSAPPAASEKKHTRHFSLDVHPYILGTKKAKTEAVPPALPASRSQEGGFLSQTEECGLGLAAAPTKDAPLPEKEITYPTEPALSGVPSGGSFHVCSPPTASAAASLSPGSLGKADPLTILSRNATHPLLHISTLYEAREEEEGGPCAPSDMGDLLSIPPPQQILIATFEEPRTVVSTVEF, encoded by the exons ATGCACCACCTCCTGGAGCAGTCGGCGGACATGGCGACCGCGCTGCTGGCGGGCGAGAAGCTGAGGGAGCTTATCCTGCCTGGCTCGCAGGACGACAAGGCGGGCGCGCTGGCCGCGCTGCTGCTGCAGCTCAAGCTGGAACTGCCGTTCGACCGCGTGGTCACCATCGGCACCGTGCTGGTCCCCATCCTGCTGGTCACCCTGGTCTTCACCAAGAACTTCGCAG AGGAACCAATTTACTGTTATACTCCGCACAACTTCACCCGTGACCAGGCGCTGTACGCCCGTGGCTACTGCTGGACAGAGCTGCGGGATGCGCTGCCCGGCGTGGATGCCAGCCTCTGGCCATCGCTGTTTGAGCACAAGTTCCTGCCCTATGCACTGCTGGCCTTTGCGGCCATCATGTACGTACCCGCCCTGGGCTGGGAATTTCTCGCCTCAACACGCCTCACCTCCGAGCTCAACTTCCTGCTTCAGGAGATCGACAACTGCTACCACCGAGCAGCCGAAGGTCGCGCCCCCAAGATTGAGAAGCAGATCCAGTCCAAGGGGCCCGGCATCACGGAGCGTGAGAAGCGAGAGATCATTGAGAACGCCGAGAAGGAGAAGAGCCCCGAGCAGAATCTGTTTGAGAAGTACCTGGAGCGCCGCGGCCGCAGCAACTTCCTGGCCAAGCTGTACTTGGCACGACACGTCCTTATCCTGCTGCTCAGCGTGGTGCCAATCTCATACCTATGCACGTACTATGCCACCCAGAAGCAGAATGAGTTCACCTGTGCCCTGGGCGCCTCACCTGACGGGCCGGTGGGTGGCGCCGGGCCCACGGTGCGCGTCAGCTGTAAGCTGCCATCTGTGCAGCTACAGCGGATCATTGCAGGCGTGGACATCGTCTTGCTCTGCTTCATGAACCTCATCATCCTAGTCAACCTCATCCACCTCTTCATCTTCCGCAAGAGCAACTTCATTTTTGACAAACTTCACAAGGTGGGTATCAAGACGCGCCGGCAGTGGCGCCGCTCGCAGTTCTGTGACATCAACATCCTGGCCATGTTCTGTAACGAGAACCGCGACCACATCAAGTCGCTCAATCGGCTGGACTTCATCACCAACGAGAGCGACCTCATGTACGACAACGTGGTGCGCCAGCTTCTGGCTGCCTTGGCCCAGTCTAACCATGACACCACGCCCACTGTGCGGGACTCTGGCATCCAGACCGTGGACCCCAGCATCAACCCCGCGGAGCCTGATGGCTCTGCTGAGCCACCCGTGGTCAAGCGGCCCCGTAAGAAAATGAAGTGGATCCCCACCAGCAACCCGCTGCCACAGCCCTTCAAGGAGCAGCTGGCCATTATGCGCGTGGAAAACAGCAAGACTGAGAAACCCAAGCCTGTGCGCAGGAAGACAGCCACAGACACACTTATTGCCCCGCTGCTGGACGCTGGCGCCCGGGCGGCCCACCACTACAAGGGGAGTGGAAGCGATACAGGCCCCTCCTCTGCCCCGCCTGCTGCCTCTGAGAAAAAGCATACCCGTCACTTCTCCCTGGACGTGCATCCCTATATCCTAGGCACCAAGAAGGCCAAGACTGAGGCAGTACCCCCTGCCCTACCAGCCTCCCGGAGCCAGGAAGGTGGCTTCCTGTCCCAGACAGAGGAATGTGGGCTGGGCCTGGCTGCAGCACCCACCAAAG ATGCTCCGctccctgagaaggaaatcaCATACCCCACAGAGCCTGCCCTGTCAGGGGTTCCATCTGGGGGCTCATTCCATGTCTGCTCACCCCCCACGgcctctgctgctgcttcccTGTCACCAGGCAGTCTGGGCAAGGCTGACCCCCTCACCATCCTCAGCCGAAATGCCACTCACCCCCTGCTCCACATCAGCACGCTGTACGAGGCccgggaagaggaggaaggaggcccCTGTGCACCCTCAGACATGGGCGACCTCCTCAGcatacccccaccccagcagatCCTCATCGCCACCTTCGAGGAGCCAAGAACAGTTGTGAGTACTGTGGAGTTTTGA